Proteins encoded by one window of Corvus moneduloides isolate bCorMon1 unplaced genomic scaffold, bCorMon1.pri scaffold_166_arrow_ctg1, whole genome shotgun sequence:
- the LOC116438919 gene encoding class II histocompatibility antigen, M alpha chain-like codes for MGGFGGLVATLLWGVLVAVAVGDPAPDPPSHLLAEVLMCQPDSPSRSLSVTLDGQLLYAFDFPGSRWNPGIPSLPPRPSALETPQEILPEAQLCQEILQNISQALTGKVPEARGIPMVSVFPALPPVPGEPNTLVCVVENIFPPALDISWTLAGVPVTQGVTHSPYTPTAELTFVRFSYVPFVPAAGDVHACVVTSRRDNATVVTYWVAPDTALDEQLDAALAGAAMALGIVLAVLGVILVLVARRGRGG; via the exons ATGGGTGGCTTCGGGGGGCTCGTGGCCACGCTGCTCTGGGGGGTTTTGGTCGCTGTCGCCGTCGGTGACCCCG ccccggACCCTCCCTCTCACCTCCTGGCCGAGGTCCTGATGTGCCAGCCGGACTCTCCCTCTCGCTCGCTCTCGGTCACTCTGGACGGTCAGCTGCTCTACGCCTTCGATTTCCCGGGATCCCGCTGGAATCCCGGGATCCCCTCGCTGCCCCCCCGGCCCTCGGCACTGGAGACCCCCCAGGAGATCCTTCCAGAGGCCCAACTGTGCCAGGAGATCCTGCAGAACATCAGCCAGGCGCTCACCGGGAAAGTGCCCGAGGCCAGGG GAATCCCGATGGTCTCCGTCTTCCCGGCTCTCCCGCCGGTTCCGGGCGAACCCAACACTTTGGTGTGCGTGGTGGAGAACATCTTCCCGCCGGCGCTGGACATCAGCTGGACGCTGGCCGGAGTCCCGGTCACTCAAGGGGTCACTCACAGCCCCTACACCCCCACGGCCGAGCTGACCTTTGTCCGGTTTTCCTACGTCCCCTTCGTTCCGGCCGCCGGCGACGTCCACGCCTGCGTGGTCACCTCGCGGAGGGACAACGCCACCGTGGTGACCTATTGGG TGGCTCCGGACACGGCGCTGGACGAGCAGCTGGACGCGGCACTGGCCGGAGCCGCCATGGCCTTGGGAATTGTCCTGGCGGTGCTCGGGGTCATCCTGGTCTTGGTGGCGCGGAGGGGCAGAGGGG GTTGA
- the LOC116438916 gene encoding bromodomain-containing protein 2-like isoform X1 — MLQNVNPQSKILGEGNAGLMALATDSTPGKRIRKPSLLYEGFESPTMASVPSLPNPQVNPPPPEVSNPKKPGRITNQLQYLHKVVMKALWKHQFAWPFRQPVDAVKLGLPDYHKIIKQPMDMGTIKRRLENNYYWGAAECMQDFNTMFTNCYIYNKVNTPKLPQNHPKNAPKSKKNQVKNT, encoded by the exons ATGTTGCAGAATGTGAATCCCCAGAGCAA GATTCTGGGGGAGGGCAACGCCGGCCTCATGGCCCTCGCCACGGACTCGACCCCCGGCAAACGGATCCGGAAACCTTCGCTGCTCTACGAGGGCTTCGAGAGCCCCACCATGGCCTCGGTGCCTTCCCTTCCCAATCCCCAGGTGAATCCTCCTCCTCCGGAGGTTTCCAATCCCAAAAAACCGGGCAGGATCACCAACCAGCTCCAGTACCTGCACAAGGTGGTGATGAAAGCCCTCTGGAAGCACCAATTCGCGTGGCCCTTCCGCCAACCCGTGGACGCCGTCAAGTTGGGGTTGCCG gATTATCACAAAATCATCAAGCAGCCCATGGATATGGGAACCATCAAGAGACGTTTGGAGAATAATTATTATTGGGGAGCAGCCGAGTGCATGCAGGACTTCAACACCATGTTCACCAACTGCTACATCTACAACAAGGTAAACACCCCAAAActaccccaaaaccaccccaaaaatgcccccaaatctaaaaaaaatcaggtaaaaaatacctaa
- the LOC116438916 gene encoding bromodomain-containing protein 2-like isoform X2 has protein sequence MLQNVNPQSKILGEGNAGLMALATDSTPGKRIRKPSLLYEGFESPTMASVPSLPNPQVNPPPPEVSNPKKPGRITNQLQYLHKVVMKALWKHQFAWPFRQPVDAVKLGLPEKVDEGRIPEALNLQILPSMNL, from the exons ATGTTGCAGAATGTGAATCCCCAGAGCAA GATTCTGGGGGAGGGCAACGCCGGCCTCATGGCCCTCGCCACGGACTCGACCCCCGGCAAACGGATCCGGAAACCTTCGCTGCTCTACGAGGGCTTCGAGAGCCCCACCATGGCCTCGGTGCCTTCCCTTCCCAATCCCCAGGTGAATCCTCCTCCTCCGGAGGTTTCCAATCCCAAAAAACCGGGCAGGATCACCAACCAGCTCCAGTACCTGCACAAGGTGGTGATGAAAGCCCTCTGGAAGCACCAATTCGCGTGGCCCTTCCGCCAACCCGTGGACGCCGTCAAGTTGGGGTTGCCG GAAAAGGTGGATGAGGGGAGAATTCCCGAGGCCCTGAATTTGCAGATTCTCCCATCCATGAATTTGTAG